In the Gymnodinialimonas sp. 202GB13-11 genome, one interval contains:
- a CDS encoding winged helix-turn-helix transcriptional regulator, translating to MVTRPTTRDAYGHLIEYDPQICPVRHVLDGIGDKWTILVLTALKPGPMRFSELRRAIADISQRMLTVTLRKLERDGFVNREVTPTVPARVDYELTDLGQSLVDTLAPLAEWALDHRDPIAKSRALYDHANNN from the coding sequence TTGGTAACCCGCCCCACAACGCGCGATGCCTATGGGCATCTGATCGAGTATGACCCGCAGATTTGCCCGGTGCGCCATGTGCTGGACGGGATCGGCGACAAATGGACGATCCTTGTGCTCACCGCTCTGAAACCCGGACCGATGCGATTTTCGGAACTCCGCCGCGCTATTGCCGACATCTCGCAGCGGATGCTGACCGTCACCTTGCGCAAACTGGAACGCGACGGCTTCGTGAACCGTGAGGTCACGCCAACTGTTCCCGCCCGCGTCGATTACGAGCTGACCGACCTCGGCCAATCGCTTGTCGATACGCTTGCCCCCCTCGCGGAATGGGCGCTCGACCATCGCGACCCCATCGCCAAGTCCCGCGCCCTCTACGATCATGCAAACAACAACTGA
- a CDS encoding MBL fold metallo-hydrolase, with protein sequence MFLLDRRTFVQLTAATAGAASLWPASANAAPTGAEVFTGDAMGGNVDSVVLMGDSTALLVDTQFTEDNATRLADVIEATGRTLETVFITHAHPDHYSGLPIIRARFPGLRAVAHPDVLALLPVDDIGGVEALDGPLMLEGEEIEVLGPMHGDTDVITPLYVPALDTLIAADMAYVDCHVWVAENTTAERINLWRANLDTLEAMGAATVIPGHRLDSSANDAGVFAYTRAYLAVWEQALAETSSAEELTARMMEGREDLGLAFAVQMAVGAVYPE encoded by the coding sequence ATGTTCCTGCTTGATCGACGCACCTTCGTACAACTGACCGCTGCCACGGCCGGGGCCGCCAGCCTTTGGCCCGCCAGCGCCAATGCCGCCCCCACGGGCGCAGAGGTCTTCACTGGTGATGCCATGGGCGGCAATGTGGATTCGGTGGTTTTGATGGGCGACAGCACAGCCCTGCTGGTCGACACCCAGTTCACCGAAGACAATGCAACGCGTCTTGCCGATGTGATCGAGGCCACCGGCCGCACGTTGGAAACGGTCTTCATCACCCACGCCCATCCCGACCATTATTCGGGCCTGCCGATCATCCGCGCCCGGTTCCCCGGTCTGCGCGCGGTGGCGCATCCTGACGTTCTGGCCCTTTTACCGGTGGATGACATTGGCGGGGTTGAGGCGTTGGACGGCCCCTTGATGCTTGAGGGTGAGGAGATTGAGGTCCTGGGCCCGATGCATGGCGATACGGACGTCATCACGCCGCTATATGTGCCCGCGCTGGACACGCTGATTGCGGCGGATATGGCATATGTCGATTGTCATGTCTGGGTGGCGGAGAATACGACGGCGGAGCGCATCAACCTGTGGCGCGCGAACCTCGATACGCTGGAAGCGATGGGGGCCGCGACCGTGATCCCCGGCCACCGGCTGGACAGCTCGGCCAATGATGCGGGCGTCTTCGCCTATACCCGCGCCTATCTTGCTGTCTGGGAACAAGCCCTCGCCGAAACCTCCAGCGCAGAGGAATTGACCGCGCGCATGATGGAGGGACGTGAGGATCTGGGCCTGGCCTTTGCCGTGCAGATGGCGGTGGGCGCGGTTTATCCGGAGTGA
- a CDS encoding P1 family peptidase, which produces MIQPGPRNLITDVAGLRVGNAQDDAIKTGTTVLVGDRPFTAAVHVMGGAPGTRETDLLAPDKLVQEADALVLSGGSAFGLDAASGVADALRAQGRGFAVGDQTVPIVPGAILFDLINGGDKDWPDNPYKRLGREALANASDSFQLGSHGAGTGTLIADLKGGLGSASATLNGITVGALVAVNALGRVTMGDSKHFWAAPFEMDGEFGGHGPAPAFDPSTPPPVKGGDAQNTTIAIVATDAALTQAQATRMATAAHDGMARAIYPSHTPMDGDLVFAAATGTTQTEPDPLMLGHLAALCLSRAIARGVHAATPAPHDLFPTYRTKHG; this is translated from the coding sequence ATGATCCAACCCGGCCCCCGCAACCTCATCACCGATGTCGCTGGCCTCCGCGTCGGCAACGCGCAGGACGATGCCATCAAGACCGGCACCACCGTGCTGGTCGGTGACCGCCCCTTCACCGCCGCCGTGCACGTCATGGGCGGCGCGCCGGGCACGCGCGAAACCGACCTGCTCGCCCCCGACAAACTGGTGCAGGAGGCCGACGCGCTGGTCCTCTCCGGTGGCTCCGCCTTTGGCCTCGATGCCGCCTCCGGCGTGGCCGATGCCCTGCGCGCGCAGGGGCGCGGCTTCGCCGTGGGCGACCAAACCGTACCGATTGTCCCCGGCGCGATCCTGTTCGACCTGATCAACGGGGGCGACAAGGACTGGCCTGACAACCCTTACAAACGTCTGGGCCGCGAGGCGCTCGCCAACGCCTCCGACAGCTTCCAACTGGGCTCCCACGGCGCGGGCACCGGCACGCTGATCGCCGATCTCAAAGGCGGGCTCGGCTCAGCCTCTGCTACGCTCAATGGCATCACCGTAGGCGCGCTTGTGGCCGTCAATGCACTTGGCCGCGTTACCATGGGCGACAGCAAGCACTTCTGGGCTGCCCCGTTTGAGATGGACGGCGAATTCGGCGGCCACGGCCCGGCCCCCGCATTCGACCCCTCAACGCCGCCGCCCGTCAAAGGCGGCGACGCGCAGAACACCACCATTGCCATCGTGGCCACCGACGCGGCGCTCACCCAGGCTCAGGCCACCCGCATGGCCACCGCAGCTCATGACGGCATGGCCCGCGCGATCTATCCCAGCCACACACCGATGGACGGCGATCTGGTCTTTGCCGCCGCCACCGGAACGACGCAAACAGAACCCGATCCCCTTATGCTCGGCCACCTCGCCGCCCTCTGCCTCTCCCGCGCCATCGCGCGCGGCGTCCATGCCGCCACCCCAGCCCCACACGACCTCTTCCCGACCTACCGCACCAAACACGGGTGA
- a CDS encoding ABC transporter permease, which translates to MLRYLLIRALSLSLSLIVASIVIFAVIEVIPGDPAAFMLGLNATDEAIANLRAELGLGGSLVERYFAWIGGMLQGDFGTSYTYRVPVAELIADRIWVSLPLAVFALILSTLIAIPVGIIAATNRGNAGDFSIMGFTQLGIAIPNFWFAMLLVLLFAVTLPWFSAGGFPGWDNPGPALKSLVLPAIALALPQASILARVMRSALIETLDQDYIRTARARGLSRGQTIRRHALRNALIPVLTIIGLQFSFLLAGAIIIENVFFLPGLGRLVFQGITQRDLVVVESVTMLLVFAVIVVTFLVDIAYAIADPRLRRK; encoded by the coding sequence ATGCTGCGTTATCTGCTCATTCGCGCCCTGTCGCTTTCACTCAGCCTGATCGTGGCCAGCATAGTGATCTTTGCGGTGATCGAGGTCATTCCCGGCGACCCCGCCGCTTTCATGCTTGGGCTGAACGCCACGGATGAGGCCATTGCCAACCTGCGGGCGGAACTGGGCCTCGGCGGATCGCTGGTCGAGAGGTACTTCGCGTGGATCGGCGGGATGCTCCAAGGCGATTTCGGCACGTCCTACACCTACCGCGTGCCGGTGGCCGAGCTGATCGCGGATCGCATCTGGGTTTCCCTGCCACTGGCCGTATTCGCGCTGATCCTCTCCACCCTCATCGCGATCCCGGTTGGCATCATCGCTGCGACAAACAGGGGCAATGCGGGCGATTTCTCCATCATGGGATTCACACAACTGGGCATCGCCATTCCGAATTTCTGGTTCGCCATGCTCCTTGTGCTGCTCTTCGCGGTGACGCTGCCGTGGTTCTCCGCCGGCGGCTTCCCGGGTTGGGACAATCCCGGCCCGGCGCTTAAATCCCTTGTCCTGCCCGCCATCGCACTGGCCCTTCCGCAAGCCTCCATCCTCGCCCGTGTGATGCGCTCGGCCCTGATCGAGACGCTGGATCAAGACTATATCCGCACCGCCCGCGCACGCGGCCTTTCGCGCGGCCAAACCATCCGCCGCCACGCACTCCGCAATGCGCTCATACCAGTGCTCACCATCATTGGGCTGCAATTCAGCTTCCTGCTGGCCGGCGCCATCATCATCGAAAACGTCTTCTTCCTTCCGGGCCTCGGACGGCTGGTGTTCCAAGGCATCACCCAGCGTGACCTTGTGGTCGTCGAGTCCGTCACCATGCTGCTGGTCTTTGCAGTGATCGTCGTCACCTTCCTCGTCGACATCGCCTACGCCATCGCCGACCCAAGGCTGCGCCGCAAATGA
- a CDS encoding ABC transporter permease: MTRLPAALVIGAIITLIYAVIALISLVWTPFDITNLQISNRLQDWSATHLLGTDQFGRDMVSMLMEGARTSIAVAIVAVGIGVAIGVPLGLAAAANRGSLLDEIIMRGNDLIFAFPSLVIAILITAIWGPSATNAILAIGIFNIPVFARVARGGALPIWTLDYILAARTAGKSRARISAEHVLPNIANLLIVQATIQFSLGILAEAGLSYVGLGAQPPTSSLGRMLSESQTMIYSNAWLAVLPGLAIVILVLGLNLLGDGLRDALDPRLRRARE; this comes from the coding sequence ATGACCCGCCTGCCCGCAGCCCTCGTCATCGGCGCCATCATCACGCTGATCTACGCGGTCATCGCCCTGATCTCGCTGGTCTGGACGCCTTTCGACATCACCAACCTGCAAATCTCCAACCGCCTTCAGGATTGGTCCGCCACCCACCTCCTCGGCACCGACCAATTCGGGCGCGACATGGTCTCCATGCTCATGGAAGGCGCGCGCACCTCCATCGCCGTGGCCATCGTGGCCGTGGGCATCGGCGTGGCCATCGGCGTACCCCTCGGCCTCGCCGCCGCCGCCAACCGTGGCAGCCTGCTTGATGAAATCATCATGCGCGGCAACGACCTGATCTTTGCGTTCCCCTCGCTGGTGATCGCCATTCTCATCACCGCAATCTGGGGTCCGTCCGCCACCAACGCGATCCTCGCCATCGGCATCTTCAACATCCCCGTCTTTGCCCGCGTGGCCCGCGGCGGCGCGCTGCCGATCTGGACGCTCGATTACATCCTCGCCGCCCGCACCGCCGGCAAATCCCGCGCCCGGATCTCGGCAGAACATGTCCTGCCCAACATCGCCAACCTGCTGATCGTGCAGGCCACGATCCAGTTCTCCCTCGGCATCCTGGCTGAGGCGGGCCTCTCCTATGTGGGCCTCGGCGCACAGCCGCCCACCTCCTCGCTCGGGCGGATGCTCAGCGAGAGCCAGACGATGATCTATTCCAATGCCTGGCTCGCCGTTCTGCCGGGCCTTGCCATCGTGATCCTCGTCCTTGGCCTCAACCTTCTGGGCGACGGGCTGCGCGACGCGCTCGATCCCCGACTGCGGAGGGCGCGGGAATGA
- a CDS encoding ABC transporter ATP-binding protein, translating to MIDIRNLSIQIGALDILRDVSLKISEGEIFGLVGESGSGKSMTALSLMGLLPRVMDATGTANLDDTDLLSLSEPDLCALRGNDISMIFQEPMTALNPVQTIGDQVAEVLTIHDEADGAEARNIARNRLDRVGLSHIGLDRYPHELSGGQRQRVCIAAAIALHPRLLIADEPTTALDVTTQAQILDLLRDLVAEENMSLLLITHDLAVVSEMADRIAVMERGVIVEQGDTAQVLRDQSHPYTRKLFAASSHHPDRDADATSDAILRVENVHRHYPGARDGFRRGPPVKAVHGVSFAIQRGESLGLVGESGCGKSTLTRTILGLDPTTSGTITLNGNAISPHMPRAQRADMQVVFQDPYGSFNPRWRVDRIIAEPFHLLARKPDSSDIAEALDAVRLSPDDALKYPHEFSGGQRQRIAIARALITRPKLLVLDEAVSALDVSVRAQILDLLADLQNRFDLSYLFISHDLTVVRAITDRVLVMQAGEIVEQGATEQVFTAATHPYTQNLLASAPTLEIPA from the coding sequence ATGATCGACATCCGCAACCTCTCCATCCAGATCGGCGCGCTCGACATCCTGCGCGACGTGTCGTTGAAGATCAGCGAAGGCGAGATCTTCGGCCTTGTCGGCGAAAGCGGCTCGGGCAAATCCATGACCGCGCTGTCGCTCATGGGCCTCCTGCCCCGCGTGATGGACGCAACCGGCACCGCCAATCTCGACGACACCGACCTCCTGTCGCTCAGCGAACCCGACCTCTGCGCTCTGCGCGGCAATGACATCTCGATGATCTTTCAGGAGCCGATGACAGCCCTGAACCCCGTCCAGACCATCGGGGACCAAGTGGCCGAGGTCCTCACCATCCACGACGAGGCAGACGGCGCAGAAGCCCGCAACATCGCCCGCAACCGGCTGGACCGCGTCGGCCTTTCCCATATCGGCCTCGACCGCTACCCTCACGAGCTTTCCGGCGGCCAGCGCCAGCGAGTCTGCATCGCCGCCGCCATCGCACTCCACCCGCGCCTCCTGATTGCGGATGAACCCACAACCGCCCTCGACGTCACCACGCAAGCGCAAATCCTCGACCTCCTGCGCGACCTCGTGGCCGAGGAAAACATGTCCCTCCTGCTCATCACCCATGACCTCGCCGTGGTCTCGGAAATGGCCGACCGCATCGCCGTGATGGAACGCGGCGTGATCGTCGAACAGGGTGACACCGCACAAGTCCTGCGAGATCAATCCCACCCCTATACCCGCAAGCTCTTCGCCGCCTCCTCCCATCACCCCGACCGCGACGCAGACGCGACCTCCGACGCGATCCTCCGCGTCGAGAATGTCCACCGCCACTATCCCGGCGCGCGCGACGGCTTCCGGCGCGGCCCACCCGTTAAGGCCGTCCATGGCGTCAGCTTCGCCATCCAACGCGGTGAAAGCCTCGGCCTTGTGGGCGAGTCCGGCTGTGGCAAATCCACCCTGACCCGCACGATCCTGGGCCTCGACCCAACGACATCCGGCACGATCACCCTCAATGGCAACGCGATCTCGCCCCATATGCCCCGCGCGCAACGCGCCGATATGCAAGTCGTCTTCCAGGACCCCTATGGCAGCTTCAATCCCCGCTGGCGCGTGGACCGCATTATCGCGGAACCCTTCCACCTGCTGGCCCGCAAACCGGACTCGTCCGACATTGCCGAGGCGCTCGACGCCGTCCGCCTCTCGCCCGACGACGCATTGAAATACCCCCACGAGTTTTCCGGCGGGCAACGCCAGCGCATCGCCATCGCCCGCGCGCTCATCACCCGGCCCAAACTGCTGGTGCTGGACGAGGCCGTCTCCGCGCTCGACGTCTCGGTCCGCGCCCAAATCCTCGACCTACTGGCCGACCTGCAAAACCGCTTCGACCTCTCCTACCTCTTCATCTCCCACGATCTGACCGTTGTCCGCGCCATCACCGACCGCGTGCTGGTGATGCAGGCGGGCGAGATCGTCGAACAGGGCGCCACCGAACAGGTTTTCACCGCGGCTACCCATCCTTATACCCAAAACCTCCTCGCCTCGGCCCCAACGCTGGAGATCCCCGCATGA
- a CDS encoding ABC transporter substrate-binding protein: MTRHLRLSAAMLALTAGAAFAQQTDITIGMQLEPPMLDPTGGAAAAIDEVVYANVFEGLTRFAADGSIIPGLAESWEISEDGTTYTFTLRSGVTFHDGEAMTADDVVFSLDRARAEDTTNAQAALFANIVSAEAADDTTVVVTLDGPDGAFLFDMAWGDAVIVDPASAENNATNPIGTGPFRFVEWRQGDSVELARNDDYWGEAVALEAATFRFISDPNAAFAAMMAGDVDAFPVFPAPETLAQFDGNPQFNVIVGSTEGETILAMNNGAEALQDVRVRQAITHAINRQDIIDGAMFGYGTPIGTHFAPHNPDYVDLTGNSEFNPDRARELLAEAGVENLTLRLMLPPPSYARRGGEIIASQLRDVGIETEITNLEWAQWLEQVFRGYDYDLTIVSHTEPADINIYARPEYYFQYDSAEFQALMDELAVTSDPAERTRINQAAQEMISTDYVNAYLFQLAKTGVANANIVGLWENSPTQANDLTGVSWTQ, translated from the coding sequence ATGACCCGTCACCTTCGCTTGTCCGCCGCCATGCTGGCGCTGACCGCTGGCGCCGCGTTTGCGCAGCAGACCGACATCACTATCGGGATGCAGCTTGAACCCCCCATGCTTGACCCAACCGGCGGCGCCGCCGCTGCCATCGACGAGGTCGTCTATGCAAACGTCTTTGAGGGCCTGACGCGCTTTGCCGCCGACGGCTCGATCATCCCCGGTCTCGCTGAATCGTGGGAGATTTCCGAAGATGGCACAACCTACACCTTCACCCTGCGCTCCGGCGTGACGTTCCACGACGGCGAAGCGATGACGGCGGATGATGTCGTCTTCTCCCTCGACCGCGCCCGCGCCGAGGACACGACCAACGCCCAAGCCGCTTTGTTCGCGAATATCGTCAGCGCCGAAGCTGCCGATGACACCACCGTCGTCGTCACGCTCGACGGCCCCGATGGCGCGTTCCTGTTCGACATGGCCTGGGGCGACGCGGTGATCGTCGATCCCGCTTCCGCCGAGAATAACGCCACCAACCCTATCGGCACCGGCCCGTTCCGCTTCGTTGAATGGCGGCAGGGCGACAGCGTTGAACTGGCCCGCAACGACGACTACTGGGGCGAGGCCGTAGCGCTTGAGGCTGCAACCTTCCGCTTCATCTCCGACCCCAACGCCGCCTTCGCGGCCATGATGGCCGGCGATGTGGATGCCTTCCCTGTCTTCCCCGCGCCCGAGACACTGGCGCAATTCGATGGCAACCCGCAGTTCAACGTCATCGTGGGCTCCACCGAGGGTGAGACGATCCTCGCCATGAACAACGGCGCCGAGGCTTTGCAAGACGTCCGCGTCCGCCAAGCCATCACCCACGCCATCAACCGGCAGGACATCATCGACGGGGCCATGTTCGGCTACGGCACACCCATCGGCACCCATTTCGCACCGCACAATCCCGACTACGTGGACCTGACCGGTAATTCCGAATTCAACCCCGACCGTGCCCGTGAACTGCTGGCCGAGGCGGGCGTTGAAAACCTGACCCTGCGCTTGATGCTGCCGCCCCCGTCCTACGCGCGACGCGGTGGTGAGATTATCGCCAGCCAACTCCGCGACGTGGGCATCGAGACTGAGATCACCAACCTCGAATGGGCGCAATGGCTGGAACAAGTGTTTCGCGGCTACGACTATGACCTGACCATCGTCAGCCATACCGAACCCGCCGACATCAACATCTACGCGCGCCCGGAATACTACTTCCAATACGACAGCGCCGAGTTCCAGGCCCTGATGGACGAGCTCGCCGTCACTTCCGACCCGGCGGAACGCACGCGCATCAACCAGGCCGCGCAAGAGATGATCTCAACCGACTACGTCAACGCGTACCTCTTCCAGCTTGCAAAGACCGGCGTGGCAAACGCCAATATCGTGGGCTTGTGGGAGAATTCGCCAACCCAAGCCAACGACCTGACGGGCGTCAGCTGGACCCAGTGA
- a CDS encoding aldehyde dehydrogenase family protein has product MTDLPLWFDPSQVFISGQWRAPAGGDTLPVVDPSTGAEIARIARGTETDITDAIDAAEAALAGDWGAMTAAERGRILFKLGDLVLQNSDALATLEASDVGKPLKQAKNDVIALARYCEFYGGAADKLTGETIPFNAGFTVYTLREPHGVTGHIIPWNYPMQIIGRSIGAALATGNACVLKPAEEACLTALAFADLAQQAGLPAGALNVVPGLGVEAGAALTAEPRVRHLSFTGSVATGKKVQIAAAENIVPVTLELGGKSPQVVFEDADLDKALPFLVNAGIQNAGQTCSAGSRILVQRSIHDELAARLAEAISALKVAPAMDDADVGPLVSARQKGIVDGFLAQATPDQILAQAALPDGLPEGGNYIAPTLLGHLAPDHSLAQDEIFGPVQTLIPFEDEEDAIRIANGTKYGLVASVWSADGGRQMRLAKRLHAGQVFLNNYGAAGGVELPFGGVGHSGHGREKGFEALYAFTALKTVAAHHG; this is encoded by the coding sequence ATGACCGACCTGCCGCTCTGGTTCGACCCGTCCCAAGTCTTCATCAGCGGCCAATGGCGTGCCCCTGCCGGCGGTGACACACTCCCCGTGGTGGACCCCTCGACGGGTGCCGAGATCGCGCGCATCGCCCGTGGCACCGAGACCGACATCACTGATGCCATCGATGCGGCGGAGGCTGCACTCGCAGGTGATTGGGGCGCAATGACTGCCGCAGAACGCGGCCGCATCCTGTTCAAGCTCGGCGACCTGGTCCTACAAAATTCGGATGCTCTTGCGACGCTAGAGGCGAGCGACGTCGGCAAACCTCTCAAGCAAGCAAAAAACGATGTCATCGCCCTCGCCCGCTACTGCGAATTCTACGGCGGCGCGGCGGACAAACTGACCGGCGAAACGATCCCATTCAACGCGGGCTTCACCGTTTACACCCTGCGCGAACCCCATGGGGTGACGGGTCATATCATCCCATGGAACTACCCGATGCAAATTATTGGCCGTTCCATCGGCGCCGCACTGGCAACCGGCAATGCCTGCGTCCTGAAACCGGCCGAAGAGGCCTGCCTGACCGCACTCGCCTTCGCCGACCTCGCGCAGCAGGCGGGCCTGCCCGCGGGCGCTTTGAACGTGGTCCCGGGCCTTGGGGTCGAAGCCGGGGCCGCGCTCACGGCGGAACCGCGCGTGCGCCACCTGTCCTTCACCGGCTCCGTCGCTACTGGCAAAAAGGTCCAGATCGCAGCGGCAGAGAATATCGTGCCCGTCACGCTGGAACTGGGCGGCAAATCCCCGCAAGTCGTCTTCGAAGATGCTGACCTCGACAAAGCGTTACCCTTCCTCGTGAACGCAGGCATCCAGAACGCGGGCCAGACCTGCTCCGCAGGCTCCCGCATCCTCGTGCAGCGGTCCATCCACGATGAACTGGCCGCTCGGCTGGCAGAGGCCATCAGCGCGCTCAAAGTCGCCCCAGCCATGGACGACGCCGATGTCGGCCCGCTGGTTTCCGCCCGCCAGAAAGGGATTGTCGATGGCTTCCTCGCGCAAGCCACACCGGACCAAATCCTTGCCCAAGCGGCTCTGCCCGACGGGCTACCCGAAGGCGGCAACTACATCGCCCCCACCCTCCTTGGCCACCTCGCCCCGGACCACTCGCTGGCGCAGGATGAGATTTTCGGCCCCGTCCAGACCCTCATCCCCTTTGAAGATGAAGAAGACGCGATCCGCATCGCCAACGGCACCAAATACGGCCTCGTCGCCTCAGTGTGGAGTGCAGATGGTGGCCGCCAGATGCGGCTCGCAAAACGGCTTCATGCAGGCCAGGTGTTTCTGAACAATTACGGGGCCGCCGGTGGCGTGGAACTTCCCTTCGGCGGCGTCGGCCATTCCGGCCATGGCCGCGAAAAGGGGTTCGAGGCCCTCTATGCCTTTACCGCCCTGAAGACCGTCGCCGCCCATCACGGCTAG
- a CDS encoding glucose 1-dehydrogenase, with the protein MRLEGKTAVVTGAASGFGAGIARVFSREGASVMVADLNEEAAIAIADEIGGVAIRTDVSDGNSVKAMAQAALDQWGKIDIVVNNAGITHQKGNLEDVSEEEFDRVLAVNAKSVYLTAREIVPHMKTAATGAILNVASTAGLSPRPQLNWYNASKGWMITATKTMAVELAPAGIRVNAICPVAGETPLLAAFMGEDTPEMREKFLATIPIGRFSQPQDMGEAAAFLCSDAASMITGVALEVDGGRCI; encoded by the coding sequence CTGCGACTTGAAGGCAAAACCGCTGTCGTCACCGGTGCCGCCTCTGGCTTTGGCGCGGGCATCGCGCGCGTCTTTTCCCGCGAAGGTGCCTCTGTCATGGTCGCCGACCTCAACGAAGAGGCCGCCATAGCCATCGCCGACGAAATCGGCGGCGTTGCGATCCGCACGGATGTCTCGGATGGAAACTCTGTAAAGGCAATGGCTCAGGCTGCGCTCGACCAATGGGGCAAGATCGACATCGTCGTGAACAATGCGGGCATCACCCATCAAAAGGGCAATCTGGAGGACGTATCGGAGGAAGAATTCGACCGCGTCCTCGCCGTGAATGCCAAATCTGTCTACCTGACCGCCCGCGAGATCGTGCCGCACATGAAAACTGCCGCTACCGGCGCGATCCTCAACGTGGCCTCCACCGCCGGTCTTTCTCCGCGCCCGCAGCTCAACTGGTACAATGCCTCCAAGGGTTGGATGATCACTGCCACTAAAACCATGGCCGTCGAACTTGCCCCCGCCGGCATCCGCGTGAACGCCATCTGCCCCGTCGCCGGTGAAACGCCCCTGCTCGCCGCATTCATGGGCGAAGACACACCCGAGATGCGCGAAAAATTCCTCGCCACCATCCCCATCGGCCGCTTCAGCCAACCGCAGGACATGGGCGAAGCCGCAGCCTTCCTCTGTTCGGACGCGGCTTCCATGATCACCGGCGTGGCGCTGGAAGTGGATGGAGGCCGCTGCATATGA
- a CDS encoding acetylornithine deacetylase/succinyl-diaminopimelate desuccinylase family protein — protein MSEQALLNAITARRDDLIALTQDLIRIPTLNPPGRNYREICGYLADRLGPRGFKVELIRAEGAPADSTTYPRWNLVARYEGGPGDCVHFNSHHDVVAVGHGWTKDPFGGELEDGKIYGRGACDMKGGLAASIIAAEAFIETHPTFNGSIEISATADEESGGYGGVAYLAEKGYFDPDRVQHVIIPEPLNKDRICLGHRGVWWAEIETHGRIAHGSMPFLGDCAVRHMGAVLEEMERSLFPLLATKHTEMPVVPEGARQSTMNINAIHGGEPVQDDDYTGFPSACVPDRCKITIDRRYLIEENEGEVRAEIETVLEKVRAERPNFSYELKELWSVSPTMTERDAPVVKTVEAAIAKVLDTQADFVVSPGTYDQKHIDRIGKLKNCIAYGPGILDLAHQPDEWVGVQDMEDSAKVMALTLAELLL, from the coding sequence ATGTCCGAACAAGCTCTCTTGAACGCTATCACGGCTCGCCGCGACGATCTGATCGCGCTGACGCAAGACCTGATCCGCATCCCCACGCTAAATCCGCCGGGCCGCAACTACCGCGAGATTTGCGGCTATCTCGCCGACCGGCTTGGCCCGCGCGGCTTCAAGGTTGAATTGATCCGTGCGGAGGGTGCGCCTGCCGACAGCACCACCTATCCGCGCTGGAACCTCGTGGCGCGGTATGAGGGCGGCCCGGGCGACTGCGTGCATTTCAACAGCCATCATGACGTTGTGGCCGTGGGCCACGGCTGGACGAAAGATCCCTTCGGCGGCGAGTTGGAAGACGGCAAAATCTACGGACGCGGCGCGTGCGACATGAAAGGGGGTCTTGCCGCGTCGATCATCGCGGCAGAGGCGTTCATCGAAACCCACCCCACGTTCAACGGCAGCATCGAGATCAGCGCGACGGCGGATGAGGAATCCGGCGGCTATGGCGGCGTGGCCTACCTGGCGGAGAAAGGCTATTTCGACCCCGACCGCGTGCAGCATGTCATCATCCCCGAGCCACTGAACAAGGATCGAATATGCCTGGGCCATCGCGGCGTCTGGTGGGCCGAGATCGAGACCCATGGCCGCATCGCCCACGGCTCCATGCCGTTTCTGGGCGATTGTGCCGTGCGCCATATGGGTGCGGTGCTGGAGGAGATGGAACGTTCGCTCTTCCCGCTCCTCGCCACCAAACACACCGAAATGCCGGTTGTTCCCGAAGGTGCGCGGCAGTCCACCATGAACATCAACGCCATCCATGGTGGCGAGCCGGTGCAGGACGACGACTATACCGGCTTCCCCTCCGCCTGCGTACCGGACCGCTGCAAGATAACCATCGACCGGCGTTACCTGATCGAAGAGAACGAAGGCGAAGTCCGCGCCGAGATCGAGACTGTTTTGGAGAAGGTGAGGGCCGAGCGCCCGAATTTCAGCTATGAGCTGAAAGAGCTCTGGTCCGTCTCCCCCACCATGACGGAACGCGACGCACCAGTGGTGAAAACGGTTGAGGCAGCGATTGCCAAGGTCCTCGACACGCAAGCCGATTTCGTCGTCTCACCGGGAACCTATGATCAAAAACATATCGACCGGATCGGCAAGTTGAAGAATTGCATTGCCTACGGGCCAGGCATCCTCGACCTCGCCCACCAGCCCGATGAATGGGTTGGTGTTCAGGACATGGAGGACAGCGCCAAGGTTATGGCGCTGACGCTGGCTGAATTGCTGCTTTGA